From Zingiber officinale cultivar Zhangliang chromosome 5B, Zo_v1.1, whole genome shotgun sequence, the proteins below share one genomic window:
- the LOC121985529 gene encoding CBL-interacting protein kinase 16-like yields MAIGSFALLAKAEQGMGKEAETRNLVLGKYEMGRVLGKGTFAKVYLGRDLRTGESVAIKVIHKDRIRREAGMVEQIEREISVMRIVRHHHVVELREVMATRSRIFFVMEYVRGGELFARVARGALPEDQARRYFRQLISAVDFCHRRGVSHRDLKPENLLLDHDGNLKVSDFGLSALPEQRRNDGLLHTQCGTPTYVAPEVIRRRGYDGAKADLWSCGVILYVLLAGFLPFREENMMRMYCKVLKAEYQTPPWFSRDACRLISRLLVANPENRISIPAIMDHPWFKKGACSQNPPPFPTPPLPLPPPVEEDEQKAVSPKFYNAFELISSLSSGFDLSSLFNNRRPAGTVFTSSSPAAAIVERLEREGRGLGFDVRRAKPYKVKMERKDGEGWRQPLEVTAEVFEAAARVAVVELSKDSGESSEFTELCEVELRPALKDIVWAWQGTTNVADGGEE; encoded by the coding sequence ATGGCGATTGGTAGTTTTGCCCTTTTGGCAAAAGCAGAGCAAGGAATGGGAAAGGAAGCGGAGACGAGGAATCTGGTATTGGGCAAGTACGAGATGGGGCGAGTCCTGGGAAAGGGCACCTTTGCCAAGGTGTATCTCGGCCGTGACCTTCGCACCGGGGAGAGCGTCGCCATCAAGGTCATCCACAAGGACCGAATCCGCCGGGAAGCCGGAATGGTCGAGCAGATCGAGCGGGAGATCTCGGTGATGCGCATCGTCCGCCATCACCACGTGGTGGAGCTCCGCGAGGTGATGGCCACCAGATCTCGCATCTTCTTCGTGATGGAGTACGTCCGCGGCGGCGAGCTCTTCGCGCGCGTCGCCCGGGGGGCCCTGCCGGAGGACCAGGCTCGCCGCTACTTCCGCCAGCTCATCTCCGCCGTCGACTTCTGCCACCGCCGCGGCGTCTCCCATCGGGACCTCAAGCCGGAAAACCTCCTCCTCGACCACGACGGCAACCTCAAGGTGTCCGATTTCGGCCTCTCCGCGCTTCCGGAGCAGCGGCGCAACGACGGGCTTCTCCACACGCAGTGCGGCACCCCGACCTACGTCGCGCCGGAGGTTATCCGCCGCCGGGGCTACGACGGGGCCAAGGCCGACCTCTGGTCCTGCGGTGTCATCCTCTACGTGCTCCTCGCCGGCTTCCTGCCTTTTCGCGAGGAGAACATGATGCGGATGTACTGCAAAGTGCTGAAGGCGGAGTATCAAACGCCGCCGTGGTTCTCCAGGGACGCCTGCCGCCTCATCTCCCGCCTCCTCGTCGCCAATCCGGAGAATCGCATCTCCATCCCTGCCATCATGGACCACCCTTGGTTCAAAAAGGGAGCTTGCAGCCAAAATCCTCCTCCCTTCCCGACCCCTCCACTGCCGCTTCCCCCGCCGGTGGAGGAGGACGAGCAAAAGGCCGTGAGCCCCAAGTTCTACAACGCCTTCGAACTCATCTCCTCATTGTCGTCGGGCTTCGACCTCTCAAGCTTGTTCAACAATCGTCGCCCGGCAGGGACGGTGTTCACGTCGAGCTCTCCGGCAGCCGCCATCGTGGAGCGGCTGGAGAGGGAGGGGCGGGGGCTGGGGTTCGACGTCAGAAGAGCGAAGCCGTACAAGGTCAAGATGGAGAGGAAGGACGGCGAGGGGTGGAGGCAGCCGCTGGAAGTGACCGCGGAGGTCTTCGAGGCGGCGGCCAGGGTGGCGGTGGTGGAACTCTCCAAGGACTCAGGCGAATCCTCCGAGTTCACCGAGCTCTGCGAGGTGGAGCTCCGCCCGGCGCTGAAGGACATCGTGTGGGCGTGGCAGGGCACCACCAACGTCGCCGACGGCGGTGAAGAGTGA